Below is a window of Fibrobacterota bacterium DNA.
TTGTAACGCCGGAACTCGTGCAGCACTTCGGCCACGATCTCGTATTCGCGCTTGCCCGGCGCGCACGCCTGCATCGCGCGCACGTGCGCCTGCGCGGCGATCTGCGCGGCCGCGCGCATCGTGTCGACTTCGCCGCGGCTCTTGAAGAGACGCATGTCGTGCAACACGTGGTCGAGCGCCACGATTTCCTGCGGCGGATGCCGGCCGTTGCGCGCCTGCGTGCGCAGGCCGTTGACCCAGCCGACGACGCGCTGGTCGAACTCGGGGTGCGTGCCCATCGCGTAGTAGACCTTCGCGCGGTTTTCGAGCAGCCCGGGCAGGATCTCGTCGATGTCCGTGATGGGGAATGCATGGTCGGCGCCGAAATCGCGCACCGCACCGACCGGCCCCGCGCGCCGGCCGTCCCAGGTCTCGCGCGTCGGATCGCGGTCGCGCACGAACAGGATGTACTCGCCCTGCGGCCGACCCGGCACGAGCACGGCGACCGATTCCGGTTCGTTGAACCCGGTGAGATAGAAGAAGTCGCTGTCGGGACGGTATGCGTACTCGACGTCGTTGTTGCGCAGCCTCACGGGCGCGGAGGGCACGATGGCGATCGAGTCGCGACCCATGAGCTTCGAGAGCGCGCGGCGCCGGCGGCCGAACTCCTCGCGCGCGATCGTCGGAATGGATGC
It encodes the following:
- the pepP gene encoding Xaa-Pro aminopeptidase, whose protein sequence is MPTIAREEFGRRRRALSKLMGRDSIAIVPSAPVRLRNNDVEYAYRPDSDFFYLTGFNEPESVAVLVPGRPQGEYILFVRDRDPTRETWDGRRAGPVGAVRDFGADHAFPITDIDEILPGLLENRAKVYYAMGTHPEFDQRVVGWVNGLRTQARNGRHPPQEIVALDHVLHDMRLFKSRGEVDTMRAAAQIAAQAHVRAMQACAPGKREYEIVAEVLHEFRRYNADTSYQPIVGGGANGCILHYRENDAVLNDGDLLLIDAGCEVNCYASDITRTFPVNGRFTPEQRALYDVVLEANTAAIEQVKPGNHWNRPHEAAVKVITQGLIRLGLLKGKPAKLEESAAYRKYFMHRTGHWLGMDVHDVGDYKIGNEWRVFEPGMALTIEPGIYVAPGTPGAPKKFHGIGIRIEDDVVVTRDGCEVLTSGAPKDAVAIERLMASVA